A region of Planococcus sp. MSAK28401 DNA encodes the following proteins:
- a CDS encoding HNH endonuclease: protein MNSYIVMQGETYREEKRLGILRAPMKDKSGATPHSWERVKSLQKGDRTFHYVRGALVAVGTIQEDAREQAAGTPEAEWLAPCEYLELDDPLEIASCIKIVAEHLPIKYSAFQPDGNGNSGYVYPCNESLALVFLELLSSSKWRNIEQLEFVYDAVREEKYNSLTAWMMDSEYLLRRKFRDLKRQFKAVQLERWDNKCAICGLDNPALLKAAYSKPWKDSSDAERIDPANGVLLCANHAALYESGQISFTGAGTLRMSAAIQPQASQYSLKKNMRIPAKQSNTAFFRWHRNNFFNGE from the coding sequence ATGAATAGCTACATCGTCATGCAGGGGGAAACCTATAGAGAAGAAAAGCGCCTCGGAATTCTCCGGGCGCCTATGAAAGATAAATCAGGGGCCACGCCACATTCGTGGGAACGCGTAAAATCGCTGCAAAAAGGGGATCGGACCTTCCATTACGTCAGGGGGGCACTTGTTGCAGTCGGCACCATCCAAGAAGATGCCCGCGAGCAGGCAGCAGGTACGCCAGAAGCTGAATGGCTTGCGCCTTGTGAATATTTGGAACTTGACGACCCATTGGAAATTGCGTCTTGCATCAAAATAGTGGCAGAACATTTGCCAATCAAGTATTCCGCTTTTCAGCCGGACGGCAATGGCAACTCAGGCTATGTATATCCGTGCAATGAGTCATTGGCATTGGTGTTTTTGGAATTATTGTCGTCATCCAAATGGCGAAATATCGAGCAATTGGAGTTTGTTTACGATGCCGTGCGTGAGGAAAAATACAATTCCTTGACTGCCTGGATGATGGATTCCGAATACTTGCTGCGGCGAAAGTTCAGGGACTTGAAGAGGCAGTTTAAAGCAGTGCAACTGGAGCGTTGGGACAATAAATGTGCCATTTGCGGCCTCGATAACCCTGCGCTGCTGAAGGCAGCCTACAGCAAACCTTGGAAAGACAGCAGTGATGCAGAACGGATAGACCCAGCGAATGGCGTGTTATTATGCGCCAATCATGCAGCGCTTTATGAAAGCGGGCAAATTTCCTTTACCGGAGCCGGTACGCTGAGGATGTCAGCAGCCATTCAACCACAAGCGAGCCAGTATAGCTTGAAAAAAAATATGCGCATCCCTGCCAAGCAGTCAAATACAGCCTTTTTCAGGTGGCATAGAAATAATTTTTTTAATGGTGAATAG
- a CDS encoding cytochrome c oxidase assembly protein, with the protein MIHHYLGPIEPWFQLTAALLLAWAMMFYPMLAIWTNERYKKWPTHRYMFWFAGVITASASLVGPLANTAHTSFSAHMIVHLLLGMLAPLLLLHGKPLTLMMRGLPTQSARRLSHLLNSRFISIASHPISTAFLNFGGLVILYRTDLFVWMHQSTWVYALVHIHVLLAGYVFTWSILYTDLTGHRHSFRMRAAVLIVAFASHKVLAKSLYAMPPAGVTTGDGEMGALIMYYGGDVIDLALIILFCLSWYKATAPGRIARAV; encoded by the coding sequence ATGATCCACCATTACCTCGGCCCCATAGAACCTTGGTTTCAGCTGACAGCAGCGTTATTGCTTGCCTGGGCGATGATGTTTTACCCGATGCTTGCGATTTGGACCAACGAACGCTATAAAAAATGGCCCACCCACCGTTACATGTTTTGGTTCGCTGGCGTGATCACGGCAAGCGCTTCATTAGTCGGCCCTTTGGCGAACACAGCGCATACAAGTTTTTCCGCCCATATGATAGTGCATTTGCTACTCGGCATGCTGGCACCGCTATTATTGCTGCACGGCAAACCATTGACGTTGATGATGAGGGGCTTGCCGACACAATCTGCACGCCGCTTGAGCCATCTATTGAATAGCCGATTCATTTCAATCGCCAGCCATCCCATCAGCACCGCTTTCTTGAATTTTGGTGGATTGGTTATTCTTTATAGAACGGATCTGTTCGTGTGGATGCACCAATCAACATGGGTTTACGCCTTGGTCCATATTCATGTTTTACTGGCAGGCTATGTATTCACTTGGTCAATCTTATACACTGACCTGACTGGCCATCGGCATTCGTTCCGTATGCGCGCAGCGGTTTTGATCGTGGCGTTTGCAAGCCATAAAGTGTTGGCGAAGTCGCTTTACGCGATGCCTCCGGCTGGAGTCACTACCGGAGATGGGGAAATGGGAGCGCTGATCATGTACTATGGGGGCGATGTCATCGATTTGGCACTCATTATCCTTTTTTGCTTGAGCTGGTACAAGGCGACTGCACCCGGTCGAATCGCCCGTGCCGTTTGA
- a CDS encoding DUF2243 domain-containing protein produces the protein MEKAEQSKVGEISSRLNKRNFWAGLLFGIGFMAFVDEVIFHQLLQWHHFYDLATPQIGIFADGLLNSFAWFAAIGGLFMFADLRRRQALRMRYWIGSILIGAGAFQLFDGIIDHKVFRIHQVRYQVELWPYDLSWNLFGAALLIAGIILAKSAKERRSA, from the coding sequence ATGGAAAAGGCGGAACAATCGAAAGTTGGAGAAATAAGCTCACGGCTCAATAAAAGGAATTTTTGGGCGGGTTTACTGTTCGGGATCGGCTTTATGGCATTTGTCGATGAAGTTATTTTTCACCAGTTGCTCCAATGGCATCATTTCTATGATTTGGCGACCCCACAAATCGGCATTTTTGCAGACGGCTTGTTGAATTCTTTTGCTTGGTTTGCAGCGATCGGCGGGCTATTTATGTTCGCAGACTTGAGAAGGCGGCAAGCGCTCCGCATGCGGTATTGGATTGGCTCTATCCTCATCGGCGCCGGGGCATTCCAGCTGTTTGACGGCATCATTGACCATAAGGTGTTCAGGATTCACCAGGTACGTTATCAGGTGGAATTATGGCCATATGACTTGAGCTGGAATTTGTTTGGCGCAGCTTTGCTAATTGCCGGGATCATCCTTGCAAAATCCGCCAAGGAAAGGCGGTCCGCATAA
- a CDS encoding Hsp20/alpha crystallin family protein: protein MKLMPRKREDFFPKLFQSDLDSDFFDRFFKESNYPQVDVKEADGKYEVVVDVPGFSKDDIQVDFKDGYLTISGKKEQSSETSEDEGHYIRKERSFGSFKRSFYIGDVDDQAIKGNFKDGVLELTVPKPAEKESGNGKRIEIE, encoded by the coding sequence ATGAAACTTATGCCAAGAAAAAGGGAAGATTTTTTCCCGAAACTATTCCAGAGCGATTTGGATTCGGATTTCTTTGACCGGTTCTTCAAGGAAAGCAATTACCCTCAGGTCGATGTAAAAGAGGCAGACGGAAAATATGAAGTAGTGGTCGATGTTCCAGGTTTTTCGAAAGATGATATTCAAGTTGATTTTAAAGACGGGTATCTAACTATCAGCGGAAAAAAAGAACAGAGCTCAGAAACTTCAGAAGACGAAGGACATTATATCCGCAAGGAACGCTCTTTTGGCTCCTTCAAGCGAAGTTTTTATATCGGTGATGTAGATGACCAGGCCATCAAAGGAAATTTCAAGGATGGCGTCTTGGAACTGACTGTACCAAAGCCGGCAGAAAAAGAATCCGGCAATGGCAAACGTATCGAAATCGAGTGA
- a CDS encoding AbgT family transporter, with the protein MATSTEQQDKKGFLNFIEKWGNRLPDPFFIFVYLAVFVVLLSWLVSSLGTTVVHPGTGEELAIQSIVSGEGIRYILAETINNFTGFAPLGLVLVMMLGIGLAERVGLMETAIKKSILNAPKSLITYAVIFTGIMGNLASDAAFILVPPLAAMVFASVGRHPLAGLAAGFAGTGAGFTANILITGTDALLSGISTEAARAIDDTMVVTPVDNWYFMSASVIVMAIVGAIITEKLVEPRLGTYTGKADNSFEPVTKQENKGLLNAVIAGAVYIGLIVLLLFFPGSPVRNEDGGIIPSPFLSGIVPIILFFFITVAVAYGITVKKITESKDIPAYMGDAIKDMSGYIVLIFAAAQFISYFNWSNLGIWLAVNSAEFLTSINMTGLPVMVGFSVLAALLNLLIFSGSAQWALMAPIFIPMFMLLDYHPAFVQLAFRIADSSTNIITPLNPYILIVLAFMREYDKKAGLGTLISLMLPYSLIFFGVWLVMMIIFALTGIPIGPGISLRM; encoded by the coding sequence ATGGCAACATCGACTGAACAACAAGACAAAAAAGGATTTTTGAATTTCATTGAAAAGTGGGGCAACCGCTTGCCCGATCCATTCTTCATTTTTGTATACTTAGCAGTTTTTGTCGTATTGCTGTCATGGCTGGTCAGTTCACTTGGTACGACCGTCGTCCATCCGGGAACGGGCGAGGAACTGGCGATTCAAAGCATCGTTTCAGGCGAAGGGATCCGTTATATCCTCGCAGAGACGATCAACAACTTCACTGGCTTTGCACCACTCGGGCTTGTGCTCGTCATGATGCTCGGAATCGGCTTGGCTGAACGTGTCGGACTGATGGAGACCGCCATCAAAAAATCCATCCTGAATGCACCGAAATCACTGATCACTTATGCGGTCATTTTCACAGGGATCATGGGGAACTTGGCGTCAGACGCCGCCTTTATCCTAGTGCCGCCGCTTGCGGCAATGGTCTTCGCTTCTGTCGGGAGGCATCCACTCGCAGGACTTGCGGCAGGATTTGCCGGAACCGGCGCTGGGTTTACAGCAAATATCCTGATTACCGGTACAGACGCACTGCTATCTGGGATTTCCACAGAAGCTGCCAGAGCCATCGATGATACCATGGTCGTAACACCTGTCGATAACTGGTATTTCATGAGTGCTTCCGTTATCGTTATGGCGATCGTTGGGGCGATCATTACCGAAAAATTGGTCGAACCGCGCCTTGGTACATACACGGGCAAAGCCGATAATTCATTTGAACCGGTGACGAAACAGGAAAACAAAGGCTTGCTGAATGCCGTTATCGCGGGGGCTGTATACATCGGCTTAATCGTCTTATTGTTGTTCTTCCCAGGTTCACCTGTCCGCAATGAAGACGGCGGTATCATCCCGTCGCCATTCCTTTCTGGCATCGTGCCAATTATTCTGTTCTTCTTCATTACAGTGGCTGTCGCATACGGCATCACCGTCAAGAAAATCACCGAATCCAAAGACATTCCTGCTTATATGGGAGATGCCATTAAAGACATGTCCGGCTATATCGTCTTGATCTTCGCCGCAGCCCAGTTTATTAGTTATTTTAACTGGAGCAACCTGGGCATCTGGCTCGCCGTCAACAGCGCTGAATTCTTGACGAGCATCAATATGACAGGCTTGCCGGTCATGGTTGGCTTCAGTGTTCTCGCCGCATTGTTGAATCTATTGATTTTCAGTGGATCTGCACAATGGGCATTGATGGCACCGATTTTCATCCCGATGTTCATGCTGCTGGATTATCATCCGGCATTTGTCCAATTGGCGTTCCGCATCGCGGATTCATCGACGAATATCATTACGCCGCTCAATCCTTATATTTTGATCGTGCTCGCCTTCATGCGCGAATACGACAAAAAAGCGGGACTCGGCACCTTGATTTCTTTGATGTTGCCGTATAGTCTTATCTTCTTCGGCGTATGGCTTGTCATGATGATCATCTTCGCCTTGACTGGGATTCCGATCGGGCCAGGGATTAGCTTACGCATGTAA
- a CDS encoding M20 family metallo-hydrolase, with protein MKNWLIEQLQRMNLSNVLVQPQGFTREGYTAEETEAIEVFKAIAEELGLDVSEDAAGNVIARWNVTGGKAAVATGSHLDTVPNGGAFDGGAGVVCGLGAIKMLKEADFKPQRPIEIICFRSEESSRFGVSTIGSKAMSGLLDPSIGTLEDQHGVTLAQAVESQGFLWQDLVNAKRPKHELECFVELHIEQGMHIVNHEKDYGVVKGVACPVRLAVTFNGKAGHTGTTPMDQRQDALAAAAPFISFVQETALQMNDAYEKSLVATVSTLTASPNSMNVIPQTVTAGVDIRSVDDVLKKKMADAVQSEAKRIEETTGVKIDIEVLVDNPSVLLDDGIAQQLVDAGDHEAYLAHRMDSGAGHDVMNMAQAWPSGLLFIPCKDGLSHHPDEFATAEDLKMGVELLSRFLMEATANERDR; from the coding sequence GTGAAAAACTGGCTGATTGAGCAATTGCAGCGGATGAACTTAAGCAATGTATTGGTCCAGCCGCAAGGGTTTACGCGGGAAGGTTATACAGCGGAAGAAACAGAGGCCATCGAAGTCTTTAAAGCGATTGCTGAAGAATTGGGGCTCGACGTTTCAGAGGATGCCGCAGGAAATGTCATCGCCCGCTGGAACGTCACGGGCGGGAAAGCGGCAGTAGCAACAGGGTCTCATCTCGACACTGTGCCAAACGGCGGGGCATTCGACGGTGGCGCTGGTGTCGTCTGCGGACTTGGGGCTATCAAGATGTTGAAGGAAGCCGATTTTAAACCGCAGCGCCCCATCGAAATCATTTGCTTCCGTTCGGAAGAATCTTCGCGTTTCGGCGTCTCGACGATTGGCAGCAAAGCGATGAGCGGATTATTGGATCCATCCATCGGCACGCTTGAAGACCAGCATGGCGTCACACTCGCCCAAGCTGTCGAAAGCCAAGGATTCCTGTGGCAGGATCTCGTCAACGCGAAGCGCCCGAAACACGAGTTGGAATGCTTTGTCGAGTTGCATATCGAGCAAGGGATGCACATCGTCAATCATGAAAAAGATTATGGGGTAGTGAAAGGCGTCGCTTGCCCCGTGCGTTTAGCGGTTACTTTCAACGGAAAAGCGGGACATACGGGAACGACGCCAATGGACCAAAGGCAAGATGCACTGGCTGCCGCCGCGCCGTTCATTTCATTCGTCCAGGAGACGGCGCTTCAAATGAATGATGCCTACGAAAAATCACTGGTCGCGACCGTGTCGACCTTGACGGCCTCGCCGAATTCGATGAACGTCATTCCCCAAACGGTCACCGCAGGAGTCGATATCCGCAGTGTGGATGATGTATTGAAAAAGAAGATGGCAGATGCCGTACAGAGCGAAGCGAAGCGCATTGAAGAAACGACAGGCGTGAAGATTGATATCGAAGTGCTGGTCGACAACCCATCTGTTTTGCTCGATGACGGAATCGCCCAGCAATTGGTCGATGCCGGCGATCACGAAGCCTATTTGGCGCATCGGATGGACAGCGGCGCAGGGCATGATGTCATGAACATGGCGCAAGCTTGGCCAAGCGGTTTGCTGTTTATCCCTTGCAAGGATGGACTGAGCCATCACCCTGACGAATTTGCCACTGCTGAAGATTTGAAGATGGGCGTCGAATTATTGTCCCGCTTTTTGATGGAGGCTACTGCAAATGAGAGAGATCGTTAA
- a CDS encoding amidohydrolase: MADTIDRFMEEIEPHLMEQRRNRHKYPEIGFAEYVTTYELSEQLAGKGFELFYGTDFLASDERMGVPDEQFLEQQEQRALDYGVPPDFLERMKGGHTGFAAVLDTGKKGPNFAYRFDIDALPIEEDDTSGHVPAKRDFRSDVPGMMHACGHDGHAAVGLGLAEYLAKEKDNLRGKYTILFQPAEEGGRGAKAVVEKGWLDDANYFLSGHVGIHDLPSGTVAAATSKFLASSKINAKFSGKSAHSGLEPNAGRNALLAAASAIMHLHGISRHKDGATRVNVGTLHAGSGRNIIADRALMEIETRGETNELDEYMQENALRILQASAAMFDVEVDIEHRGKAISADADFEFAEIVERACTASKRLNIVSHLPIGASEDVTYMMERVRERGGKATFMIFASPLPAGHHHPRFDYEEQALSAGLETLIRTTDYLLKEDETREKLAD, encoded by the coding sequence ATGGCAGATACTATTGATCGGTTTATGGAAGAAATAGAGCCACATCTTATGGAACAAAGGCGCAACCGGCATAAGTATCCCGAAATCGGATTTGCGGAATATGTGACGACGTATGAGTTAAGCGAACAACTGGCCGGTAAAGGTTTCGAATTGTTTTATGGTACCGATTTTTTGGCCAGTGATGAACGCATGGGTGTGCCGGATGAGCAATTTCTGGAACAACAAGAACAACGTGCACTCGACTATGGCGTCCCTCCTGATTTTCTGGAGCGGATGAAAGGCGGGCATACCGGATTTGCTGCTGTGCTCGATACTGGAAAAAAAGGGCCGAATTTCGCATATCGCTTTGATATCGATGCCTTGCCGATTGAAGAAGACGATACCTCAGGCCATGTGCCGGCTAAGCGAGATTTCCGCTCGGATGTTCCCGGCATGATGCACGCATGCGGCCACGATGGGCATGCCGCTGTCGGGCTCGGGCTGGCTGAATACCTAGCGAAAGAAAAAGACAACCTTCGGGGCAAATATACGATTTTATTCCAACCAGCCGAAGAAGGTGGGCGCGGGGCAAAGGCCGTTGTCGAGAAAGGCTGGCTCGATGATGCCAATTATTTCTTGAGCGGCCATGTCGGTATACATGATCTGCCGTCCGGGACCGTCGCCGCGGCCACGTCGAAGTTCTTGGCGAGTTCCAAAATCAACGCGAAATTCAGCGGCAAATCGGCGCATTCCGGATTAGAGCCGAATGCTGGGCGCAATGCTTTGCTCGCAGCGGCATCCGCCATAATGCATTTGCACGGCATTTCGCGCCATAAAGACGGGGCGACGCGCGTCAATGTCGGGACTTTGCACGCCGGCTCGGGACGCAATATCATCGCAGATCGTGCGTTGATGGAAATCGAGACGCGGGGCGAGACCAATGAATTGGATGAATACATGCAGGAAAATGCATTGCGCATCCTACAGGCGAGCGCAGCGATGTTTGATGTCGAAGTGGACATCGAGCATAGGGGGAAAGCGATTTCGGCAGATGCCGATTTTGAGTTCGCTGAAATTGTGGAACGTGCCTGTACTGCGTCGAAACGCTTGAACATTGTGTCGCATTTGCCAATCGGCGCATCAGAAGACGTTACCTATATGATGGAGCGCGTCCGCGAACGTGGCGGCAAAGCGACATTTATGATTTTTGCCAGCCCCTTGCCAGCCGGACATCACCACCCGCGCTTTGATTATGAGGAACAGGCCTTGTCGGCAGGATTGGAAACGTTGATCCGGACGACCGATTATTTGCTGAAGGAGGATGAGACCCGTGAAAAACTGGCTGATTGA
- a CDS encoding M20 metallopeptidase family protein: MKRQAQEVFEEVRAFRRHLHEQPELSGEEMETSKKIQEKLEAYGIQFFSGFAKTGVLGVIEGGKPGKTVGLRADIDALPITEKADVPFKSKVDGKMHACGHDAHTAMLLGVGKLLQQQKDEIAGTVLLIFQPAEENAPTGGADQMMADGVFNRYQPDVILAQHVWPGLPAGQVGVIDGAIMGNSDRFHVTINGAGGHASMPHQTIDAIVIANQVMSAIQTIISRNANPMDSGVITIGKISGGYRYNVVADSVVLEGTIRSLSNETKKLLKKRFHEVVKGTAEMMGGSCEIDYSDGYPATVNTKRWAEVVRDSATKQLGTEAVPEVIGSMAGEDFGRFLKKYEGVYYWLGTSVGEHQKPLHDPGFMIDEQALPIGTGLMAQAALDVLTELNK, encoded by the coding sequence ATGAAACGACAAGCACAAGAGGTATTTGAAGAAGTTCGCGCGTTTCGCCGCCATCTCCACGAACAGCCTGAACTGAGCGGAGAAGAAATGGAAACTTCGAAGAAAATCCAAGAGAAGCTCGAAGCATACGGTATTCAATTCTTTAGTGGATTTGCAAAAACAGGTGTGCTCGGCGTTATTGAAGGCGGCAAGCCAGGGAAAACGGTCGGTTTGCGTGCCGACATCGACGCCTTGCCGATTACAGAGAAAGCAGATGTTCCGTTCAAATCCAAAGTTGACGGAAAAATGCATGCATGCGGCCACGATGCCCATACCGCTATGCTTTTGGGAGTTGGGAAATTGCTCCAGCAACAAAAAGACGAGATCGCAGGAACGGTACTGCTTATTTTTCAGCCAGCCGAAGAAAATGCGCCGACTGGCGGAGCAGACCAGATGATGGCTGATGGCGTGTTCAATCGATACCAGCCAGATGTCATATTGGCGCAGCACGTATGGCCTGGGCTTCCGGCTGGGCAAGTCGGCGTCATCGACGGGGCGATTATGGGGAATTCTGACCGTTTTCACGTAACGATCAACGGAGCGGGCGGCCATGCATCAATGCCACATCAGACAATTGATGCAATCGTTATCGCGAACCAAGTGATGTCGGCAATCCAGACCATCATCAGCCGAAATGCCAACCCGATGGACTCTGGGGTCATCACGATCGGAAAGATTTCGGGAGGCTACCGTTATAATGTCGTGGCGGATAGCGTGGTATTGGAAGGCACAATTCGTTCGTTATCAAATGAAACGAAGAAATTATTGAAAAAACGCTTCCACGAAGTCGTCAAAGGCACAGCTGAAATGATGGGCGGCTCGTGTGAAATCGATTATTCGGATGGATATCCGGCAACTGTCAACACGAAACGCTGGGCTGAAGTAGTCCGTGACTCTGCTACAAAGCAATTGGGCACGGAAGCTGTTCCTGAAGTGATCGGCAGCATGGCAGGCGAAGATTTCGGGCGCTTCTTGAAAAAATACGAAGGCGTTTATTACTGGCTCGGAACATCTGTTGGCGAACACCAAAAACCGCTTCATGACCCGGGCTTTATGATCGACGAACAGGCATTGCCGATCGGTACGGGCTTGATGGCACAAGCAGCGCTTGATGTACTCACGGAATTGAACAAATAG
- the citZ gene encoding citrate synthase: MTSSKGLEGVVATQSAISSIIDDTLTYVGYNIDDLADNASFEEVIYLLWHQRLPKADELAELKQQLADNMAVPQAVLDHFKTYDIKHVHPMAALRTAVSMLGLFDEEAEVMEDAANYRKAIKIQAKISTLVTAFGRIRAGKEPIQPKTDYSFAANFLYMLSGEEPKDIEVEAFNKALVLHADHELNASTFTARVAVATLSDVYSGVTAAIGALKGPLHGGANEQVMKMLTEIGSVDNVEPVIKEKLANKEKIMGFGHRVYQKGDPRAKHLREMSQKLTELRGESKWYDMSVKIEELVTSEKPLPPNVDFYSASVYHSLNIEHDLFTPIFAVSRASGWLAHILEQYSNNRLIRPRAEYIGPGMQTYVPVEER, from the coding sequence ATGACATCATCAAAAGGTTTAGAAGGTGTAGTCGCAACACAATCGGCGATCAGCTCGATCATCGATGATACCCTTACATACGTCGGCTACAACATCGATGACCTGGCGGACAACGCCAGCTTCGAAGAAGTGATTTACCTGTTGTGGCACCAGCGTTTGCCGAAGGCGGACGAACTAGCGGAGCTGAAACAGCAGCTTGCTGACAACATGGCAGTGCCGCAAGCGGTGCTCGACCACTTCAAGACATACGACATCAAGCACGTCCACCCAATGGCGGCACTCCGTACAGCGGTCTCTATGCTTGGCCTCTTTGACGAAGAAGCAGAAGTCATGGAAGACGCAGCGAACTACCGCAAAGCCATCAAAATCCAGGCGAAGATCTCGACGCTCGTGACGGCATTCGGCCGCATCCGCGCCGGCAAAGAACCGATCCAACCGAAAACGGATTACAGCTTCGCGGCAAACTTCCTGTACATGCTGTCTGGCGAAGAGCCAAAAGACATCGAAGTCGAAGCGTTCAATAAAGCGCTTGTACTTCACGCTGACCACGAACTGAACGCTTCGACGTTCACGGCGCGTGTCGCAGTTGCGACTTTGTCCGACGTCTATTCCGGCGTAACCGCTGCAATCGGCGCCTTGAAAGGCCCGCTGCACGGCGGCGCCAACGAGCAAGTCATGAAAATGCTCACAGAAATCGGCTCTGTCGACAACGTCGAGCCGGTCATCAAAGAAAAACTGGCGAACAAAGAGAAAATCATGGGCTTCGGCCACCGCGTCTACCAAAAAGGCGACCCGCGTGCAAAACATTTGCGCGAAATGTCGCAAAAGCTCACAGAGCTTCGCGGCGAATCGAAATGGTATGACATGTCCGTGAAAATCGAAGAATTGGTGACCAGCGAAAAACCGCTTCCGCCAAACGTCGATTTCTATTCGGCTTCGGTCTATCACTCGTTGAACATCGAGCATGACTTGTTCACGCCGATCTTCGCGGTATCCCGTGCGTCGGGCTGGCTCGCGCACATCCTGGAGCAATACTCGAACAACCGCTTGATCCGCCCGCGTGCGGAATACATCGGGCCTGGCATGCAAACCTACGTGCCGGTTGAAGAACGTTAA
- a CDS encoding protein adenylyltransferase SelO, with the protein MNYTDIGWKLQNSYAGLPKTLYAPMEANPVVSPKLVIANKSLATTLGLNTEQLYSSDSLEIFAGNRFPEGSFPLAQAYAGHQFGQFTMLGDGRAILIGEQHTPDGEIFDIQLKGAGVTPFSRSGDGRAALGPMLREYIISEGMHALGIPSSRSLAVVLTGEKIQRYSAESGAILTRVASSHIRVGTFQFAAKYRSTEDLKALADYTIKRHFPDITGPDRYIELFRQTAQQQASLITKWQLAGFVHGVMNTDNMAISGETIDYGPCAFLDRYDESAVFSSIDAGGRYAYRNQPLVGGWNLARFAESLFPLLNEIPEKQALASLQGALEEYVSLQKNLYLAGMREKLGLFTEMPEDEQLIDALLELMQEKQADYTNTFRSLTFDAVEEPQLANDLDFKAWHSRYKARQQQEGRSAHEILEMMKSRNPAVIPRNHRVEAALEAAAQGDYQVMEKLLEILRNPYAHSEEQLPYTAPPPPSTPPYQTYCGT; encoded by the coding sequence ATGAACTACACAGATATCGGCTGGAAATTGCAGAACAGTTACGCTGGCCTGCCGAAAACCTTATATGCCCCGATGGAAGCCAACCCGGTTGTATCGCCAAAGCTGGTCATCGCAAACAAATCACTGGCCACAACACTTGGCCTAAATACCGAGCAGTTGTATAGCTCCGACTCGCTAGAGATTTTTGCGGGTAATCGATTCCCCGAGGGTAGCTTCCCGCTCGCCCAAGCCTATGCAGGCCATCAATTCGGCCAATTTACGATGCTCGGCGATGGCCGTGCCATCCTAATCGGCGAACAGCATACACCGGATGGCGAGATTTTCGATATCCAATTGAAAGGCGCCGGCGTCACGCCCTTTTCGAGAAGCGGAGATGGCCGCGCGGCACTCGGTCCCATGCTGCGGGAATACATTATCAGTGAAGGCATGCACGCGCTCGGGATTCCATCGAGCAGAAGCCTGGCAGTCGTATTGACAGGAGAAAAAATCCAGCGCTACTCCGCAGAGTCTGGAGCGATCCTGACACGGGTGGCTTCGAGCCATATCCGTGTCGGCACTTTTCAGTTCGCCGCGAAATATCGCTCGACTGAAGATTTAAAAGCTTTGGCGGATTACACGATCAAACGGCATTTCCCAGACATCACGGGGCCTGACCGCTACATCGAATTATTCCGCCAAACCGCGCAACAGCAAGCTTCACTCATCACGAAATGGCAGCTCGCAGGATTCGTCCACGGGGTCATGAACACGGACAATATGGCGATCAGCGGTGAAACAATCGACTACGGGCCATGCGCTTTTCTGGACCGCTACGATGAGTCCGCGGTCTTTAGCTCAATCGATGCCGGCGGCCGTTATGCTTATCGCAACCAGCCGCTCGTCGGAGGATGGAATTTAGCTCGTTTTGCGGAATCTCTGTTTCCACTGTTAAATGAGATTCCTGAAAAACAAGCCTTGGCGTCTCTCCAAGGGGCGCTCGAGGAATATGTCAGTTTGCAAAAAAACTTGTATTTGGCAGGCATGCGCGAAAAACTCGGCTTGTTTACCGAAATGCCAGAAGATGAACAACTGATAGATGCGTTGCTGGAATTGATGCAAGAAAAGCAAGCGGATTATACCAATACATTCCGTTCCTTGACTTTCGACGCAGTAGAAGAGCCCCAACTGGCAAACGATCTGGATTTCAAAGCTTGGCACAGCCGCTATAAAGCCCGCCAACAGCAAGAAGGCCGCTCAGCACACGAAATCCTGGAAATGATGAAAAGCCGGAATCCGGCTGTCATCCCGCGCAATCACCGCGTGGAAGCGGCACTCGAAGCTGCAGCGCAAGGCGATTATCAGGTAATGGAAAAACTATTGGAGATCCTCCGGAATCCATATGCCCATTCCGAAGAGCAACTGCCCTATACGGCCCCGCCACCGCCTTCAACGCCGCCATACCAGACCTATTGCGGCACATAA